One Primulina eburnea isolate SZY01 chromosome 4, ASM2296580v1, whole genome shotgun sequence genomic window, tttttacggtgcatcaattttctgaaaaattttcttgtgaggctggaaataaattattcaatatcaaaccATATGATTTAGACaaaaccttggctctgataccactgttggatctcggttttctcgtgCCCAAAACGCAGGGGaagtttaataattttattttattttgaaaaacaaaataattttggacactcgtatggttttcatatattaaacatacataggatgtttagaaaattTATACCTTCGGTGAAAATTTCACaaggctccaactattccgagATTAGTGGagatagctcttgttgtaaatccctatGAACGGTTTTCGATCTTTTAATCAGGTCTACGACTGTAATATATGTCCCtcttctaacttgcactagaaagtGTAAAAGATTTTGTATTTTGAGATCAAGAAAACAAAAATGGTTCAAAACCCTTTTGAGAGCAAAATGATAATTGCcgatagaatttttttttggatAACAAAGTAGAATGAATATTGACGGAGACTTTCCCCTTTTTTTATTCTTCAAAAGCATCGGTCAAAAATCTCTTGCAATCAATAATCAaagtcatatatatattttattattttgactaATGATTATTTCCttaattaatcatattaattaagttaatgatTTCAATAAATCTACACATGATTCTCGAAATTGGCACACCATAATAATgcatatttcgaaaatatgcaTACATttgtatattattattattaattttatgtgCAAGTTTTAAAGTATGGtatcatgaatattttcatattacataaatcaataccatattttataaAACTTAATGGGTCATATTTtaactcaattaaaatataattattaaagcccatttgaactttaataaatttaCATGATAAGCTATACTCTTACAAGCTCATGATCCATGCTCCCATTATATCATCATAATCCCGATCGACGATCCAATATCATCGATGTGAAAATTTCAACTTATTTGTTATTATGATGCACATTTTAATTTCGAGATCACCAATGTCTAAATAAGGCAGGTGTACTTCTTTTGATTGTTTTATAGTCatgctctcaaaatttctataagcttttataaactttatttataagcttatcgattgatcatatcaaacttatttcttataaattaaactctttgaatttattatcccaacgggaacaagtaaaccagtgcttgtgtgaccctcaatggttcagggatacagctagccgtgggttcacaactctttgtgattcaggacataatcctttattcgagCTTACCCTAATTTGCCCCATTCTATATATCAACTATTGATCatgaatgtcagaactcatttctgattgcacccatcggatcatggtaagagcgtctagtagcatcgccccatgatcccctaggtatcactgatagtgcctgcaagaaccagtcgattatgattaacgtgtAGTACtatcccttcatctcatatatcctgatcgaatctgcaaccattggttcatcgagggttgcatattaattcgatagcTATGTGATAacataatagtggcatcgcgtgtaccatttgagaactctttctctaacgtatatctcatactctggccagagatttcatgcactattatttcatcatatcacacaggatatccacacccgtaggtgagcggtgaatccccgactacaatgcactggctcctatatgtgtcgcaactgtacccaacctcgccacctgatgactcacctggagccggtaaacgagtcaaagcacaaccctagcatatagagcctcagtgttgtcccgggtcgtaaggactaatggtgtacaatcataaccacagacttatcctcttgatgaatgataaccacttggaaagtacgagggagggttgttcggtataatcatcatatgactacccatctgcatgtttggaaatctccatgcccttaccaagaaacgcagtacacaatatcacagatgctagtctcgagctcaagcgacctttatccatgttttaggcggctgaatcgactaggaacgaatttataatatgcagtgtttacaaatgagtttcgacatcgaattacgattcatttgtattaaagcgtaatcaaggactttatctatgatgATTGCataggtatacagataaagtataacgaaaccattaaaagttaaattatattaaaataaagattgtttatttcacttgagtcagtaaattctctagccaaccattggcttgcagggcatctactctaacagaatGCTCATCGATGAGGCAACTTCCGCAGCCCACGGTTGAAAACCATCGTAAATCAGCAAATCCGGCTTCAGGCTGCTGATGATATCAGCAAAGCTGGAGATAGACATTTGAAAGGCCTTGGAAAGCCTTGGCATGAGATTTGGAAGAACGTTGGAATTGTGGGGGAAGATCAGGGAATGATGGTAATTGGAGTTCAACTAGTTGGATCGAAGATCGTTCTGGAAACGAATTCTTGATCGAATCCAGGTTGATGGCTGTAGAACAAAAGTATATGTGGAAGTTCTTGTTCGACAGATTCTTGGATAGTTCAAGATAGGGGAATACATGGCCATGTGCAATCCATGGAAACACAAGGATACTGAGTTTCCTCTCATTCTTCTCCTCCATTGATGGGATCCTTTTGCTCTGTAACTCGAAGTCTAAACTTCGATATGGTTTGGAGTTTATTGTTTTTCGCATGCAAAATAAGACATTATACTATATAAATTCATAGCACGATTTGTTTTGTGATAATTGGAGAAATCCAATATAATATCTAGCTAATACGTCATCTGATTTGAATTTCAAgtaaaattaattgaaataGTCCAATCCATGATTTCAAAttctttggtttttttttttggagtgATCCTAATTTGGAATAAGGAAGAGGAAAACATTCCTAGCTTGGCAACTAATGCATGGCCATGTGCAAGGGAGACCTTCCATTGACAAGTGTCTCACTATCCTTTCCTTCTCtctctttcttcttttttcttaCTTATTCTTTCCTTCTTATCGTTTTCTTCTTTTCACTTAAATCTCGATCGATCGTTTTTGTTTTAAGTTTTCTCTTCCTTCGCTATATAGTATTTTTCTAATTCCCTCAAGGGGTATGATAATTCCTATAAAATTGCATCTTTCATATGTATCGTTCTttgagaaaaaaattatattgtaAGTTTTATAAGTTGGCGTGCTTTGAATTTTAGTCGTATAATTGTCAAAATTTGGTTTTTACTAGCTtgaattatttatttgttttgatCTTTCTTTTTGGTCCGAAACCACTAAGTCATCGAAGATGATTTATTTGGGACTGATTTACTCCTACTTGGTACATATGGCGACAACTAAATTCATATTACTCAAATTAATAATCatctaaagaaaaaataaagCCAAACGACACTCAATACTTCAAATGAGAGGAAAAAGGTTTGTTTcctgttatttttgtttatgtaTATTTAATATGTGTAAAGCTTTATTCTTGTTGCATGTACCACATAAGAGattattaatgtcaaataaACAATAGCTTGTTGATTTAGTGGTTTCAGTTAATGACAAAAAAAGTTTTTGTATAAAAACAAAACTTTGACAAGTTAAATgactaattaaaaaaaaacaacttaCTGAATTAAAATCGCAATTTCCCCCTTCTTTTAACTGTTATACATTTACTTGGAGGAATGCAATCTTAGATggtattaataatttaaaactcggttgaaaaacataaaacaccaaatgataatatttgaaaattacaAAGAATTTATAATTACTAATTAAAAATTTTTCTATTATAAATGCTATAATTATCCAAAAAAAGACTACATTAATTTTAGTGTTAAAATTGAGAATTGTAAACTTAGTATTTTTAGTTCAAGCACACTTGAAACCACAGAATGCGGCAAAGATGTAATTTGGGTGTTGTAAATATGACATTACAACCGGTAGATCTATGTTTTTCAACAAGATGTACTCTGCAGAAATGATCCAAATCAGTATATGACATTGGAAATTAGAGCAACCATATAACCACAAAAAATGAATTTTAACGTCGGTAAACGTCTTTATGATGTTGAAACAACCTAAGCACAAGATTTCAGTAACATAGCTCAAAACATGGGAAGCAAGAACAAACCTCAGTTTTTGGAAACAAACTTATAATGATTACTGGAGCTGAGAAAACAAAGATGAAGAATCGATAGAGACGAGTAGTGATTGTAGATCGAGATTCAGCCACCGTTCTTTGATGTTGTAAAAGTGATTACTGAGGAGAAAATTATGATTTGATGAGTTttgatatcatatctcactTGATTTGTCAAATTaacaatcaaatagttatctacaaaattggatcttaaacatgataaaaactattattaaaatattaatcaaatatCAGATAAGTATCGGACCTTTCATCTATCCTTATTAAAACCAATCAACCAAACACTTGTTGCATATAGTTTTCTTACATGACTAGCTTGTTTTCTGCTTGTATTTTGTTTTATCGGAGCTTCATGCTCTCTACGTAAATGGATTCGCCGGACTTTCCTGACGACGGAGAAGCATAATCTAAGAAGCTGCACCACCGACACACGCTTCATCGGAAACAAGACATTTTTGTCATAACAGAGGAACACCGGACATGACTTGATGTTCATGGCAATAATTGGTATAATATACATGAAACTAACTTGCCCACAGAACAACGCACATTCATCAATGAAAATATTATGTTGCCTCATGATAATACTAAGTATATAACCTATAATTTCCGTTGCTTATACTTCATGCAAATCTGCAAGAGCTGCTCTGCTGCTTCATTCATGGCCTCTTCTTCTTCATTCTTCATCTTCTCACTCAATTCCATAGCCCTAAGCCTCAACTTTCCGCCACTCGGCTCCACGATAACCTTATGAATCGCCTTCACAATATCATCACTCGTGAACTTTCCATCTTCATCTCTTGCAACCTCAACACCAGCACCAGCCTCTACCACAAGCCTAGCATTCAAAGGCTGGTCGGATTTGAACGGTACCGCTATAACTGGTACGCCGAAATAAAAGCTTTCCGTTACGGAACTCATTCCACAGTGACTCACAAAAGCACTTACGCTTTTGTGTGCCAAGATTTTTGCTTGTGGCGCCCAGCCCTGCACAATAAGACCCCTATCATTAGTTCTATCAAGAAATCCCTTCGGCATGACCTCGTTAACGTTGATTGTCTGAGTCTCTCCAGCAGGACATCTTACAACCCATATGAAGTTAACATTAGAAAACTCCAACCCTTTCGCTATCTCCTCCATCTGATCTTTAGACAAATAGTTTTCACTGCCAAAAGAAATGAACAACGTTGACAACTTGGGTTTCGTACTTAGCCAATCGACAATCTCCGAATCATTCTCTTCATTGTAAGATTGTGTGATAAGAGGACCAACAGGTACCACTTTTTTCTTGCACAGAACAGACAAATAATCCATATACTTCCCTTCAATTCCCCTGCATGTCTTAATTAAAACAATGTCATTAGATAGTTTCAAGGGGCCAAACGAATAATCTTTGTCATCCTCATTTCTTTCTAGTTGACCACTTTCAGCCTGCAACGCCTTCCTTTCGTAGTCTTTGAGGTACACCGCCGGATAAGGGAAAGTTGAATCCTTGCATATGAACCCGTGATAAGCAAATGAATATGTAGCCGCTCCTGTCGTGACAAAATGAACTGCAGGAATGTTCATCGATGAGGCAGCTTCCGCAGCCCACGGTTGAAAACCATCGAAAATCAGCAAATCCGGCTTCAGATTGCTGATGATATCAGTGAAGCTGGAGACAGACATTTGAAAGGCCTTAAAAAGCCTTGGCATGAGATTTGGGGGGACGTTTTTCGTCGTGTGGAAGTACGGAGGAAGATCAGGGAATGATGGTAATTGGAGTTCAACTAGTTTGATTGAAGATCGTTCTTGAAATGAGGTTTTGATCGAATCCAGGTTGATTGCTGTAGAACAGTAGTACATATGGAAGTTCTTGTTTGACAATTTCTTCGCTAGCTCAAGAAATGGGAAAACGTGGCCATGTGCAATCCATGGAAACATGAGGATATTGAACTTACTCTCGATTTTTTCCTCCATCAATGGGAAGTTTTTGGCTCTGTAAGTCAGAGTTTAGACTTTGTCGTGGTATTTGGTGTAGTTATCTCTTGTTTTCGGTTTTATTCATGCTATTCGGATGAGCTTATCACTTAGAACACGATAATTATATTGAGTAGATAAATCATGATCACTCATTCAACCATGACTTAGGAATGAGCATCCACAATTTCTCGGATTATGCGGAATTTTCTCAatatatgtttggatcgctgataaGACCTCGATTCCTTTGCTTGTGCAACGACACCAGTATTGTCACACGAGACCAGGACTCGATCAACAGTTTGAGGAATCCTGGCCATGGCTTAACATACATGTCAAGAGGTAAGTAAATGATTGGCACCATGTATTCCACTTATTTAGTGTTTTTTTATTGATGAGTTTTTTGTTTTCCTATATATAATAAGGGGCAGGTTGGACAAGTTGTCGGATTTAATATTTACTTAACACGTGCTAAATTTGATTTTCaagtataattaattaaaaataaaatcaaattgcAGTAATTGAGTTGTGACTCATCTTTCACTACCAACCAATTTTCTCAGCTGTTTCTCCACCAAACATTGCTAGTTTGGTTTGGatcatttatttaatataattataatttacttgtgatataattactattatattattaatataggCAACtacatattaataaaattattagacaactatattctttttatttaaatataataaatttttaattatttataattttaaaaaaatcgaaaaGCCTGCACCGAATTTGGGCCAAAGGATTTGAGAATGGTGCCCCATTGGAGCAGATATGCTACAGCCAGCATTGGAGATGGTCTTAGGTTCCGAACGTCTTTTGTAGTTTTAGAAGGGAAAATAGGTTTTTTGTTCTTGTTTTGGTCTACTAAAAATTTATAGTTTGGTTTTGGCGTAAGTGCTAAAACGAAACTAAATTTTGGTGACGTTACACCTAAAATAGTGAATTCTATGGTGTCACATCAATAATTAAACCAAAATAATCGCAAATTAAAAATCAGGTCACAATTTTACGAGTTAACGaacgaaaacaaaaaaaaaaaaataggacACCTTGGTGCGCAAAAAAATTACTGTCTCATATTAGAATGTATGGAAtgtatattttgaaaaaaaattatatcataaatatttattaaaaagaaATTCCGTGAAATGAGATGCTACTACATGGGTTTAACAAAAggtttttttatttgataatttttttttttaatgaaaatgaCTTCATTAAAATATCGTAAAAAGTTAAAGTACAAGTACACCGGGCATACCCGGTGTAGTATGTCAGCAACCAAGTCTGTACTCGAAGTTGGCAGTTGAAGAATCAGTTAATACAACTATCGGTTAGTTGGATAAGGTGGAGTAGATAGAGATATTCACTCGGTCACCAAA contains:
- the LOC140829717 gene encoding mogroside IIIx synthase-like, whose amino-acid sequence is MEEKIESKFNILMFPWIAHGHVFPFLELAKKLSNKNFHMYYCSTAINLDSIKTSFQERSSIKLVELQLPSFPDLPPYFHTTKNVPPNLMPRLFKAFQMSVSSFTDIISNLKPDLLIFDGFQPWAAEAASSMNIPAVHFVTTGAATYSFAYHGFICKDSTFPYPAVYLKDYERKALQAESGQLERNEDDKDYSFGPLKLSNDIVLIKTCRGIEGKYMDYLSVLCKKKVVPVGPLITQSYNEENDSEIVDWLSTKPKLSTLFISFGSENYLSKDQMEEIAKGLEFSNVNFIWVVRCPAGETQTINVNEVMPKGFLDRTNDRGLIVQGWAPQAKILAHKSVSAFVSHCGMSSVTESFYFGVPVIAVPFKSDQPLNARLVVEAGAGVEVARDEDGKFTSDDIVKAIHKVIVEPSGGKLRLRAMELSEKMKNEEEEAMNEAAEQLLQICMKYKQRKL